Proteins encoded within one genomic window of Humulus lupulus chromosome 1, drHumLupu1.1, whole genome shotgun sequence:
- the LOC133823318 gene encoding uncharacterized protein LOC133823318, producing the protein MAKGTKVGGKGKSKSKGKKTGPTSADRVIKTRSMDAILGIQELELSEDEQGAGAERTCREYTPTPRIGICTNVEDWISASKQAMQDVNMGKAVPSPILQSNYTNVTTSGGKEKVITGKGVIDQKRASGVKIDVEDIAEEVNFWQSSLVCYVLGANPPIRILEGFVRRLWKDQVDKVGILSSSIFIIRFLSMEVRDRILDGGYLFFGNKPLIMKVWNPVDDFIKEDIDSVPTWVHLGGLDIKYWGDRSLFKIVGQIGKPIQVDSITKNRDRLAYPRILIEVTMTQDFPSRISFLNEFDQEVDIFVEYEWKPTVCMNFSGLGHEAQVCRKSKTVKQEWVPKQKVSSLIVSKVNVDADGFQTVTKGIKIQEPNAIPTSVKNKFCLLEGDPEMELLQRRNTVREGGGPSVLDG; encoded by the coding sequence ATGGCAAAGGGAACTAAGGTCGGGGGGAAGGGCAAATCGAAGAGCAAAGGCAAGAAAACAGGTCCAACTTCTGCTGATAGGGTCATTAAAACTCGATCTATGGATGCTATCCTTGGGATCCAGGAATTGGAGCTGTCAGAGGATGAGCAAGGAGCAGGGGCAGAGCGAACCTGTCGTGAATATACTCCAACGCCTCGAATTGGAATTTGTACGAATGTCGAAGACTGGATATCGGCTTCTAAGCAAGCTATGCAAGACGTCAATATGGGTAAGGCTGTACCATCTCCGATTTTACAGTCTAACTATACTAATGTCACTACCAGTGGAGGAAAAGAGAAGGTTATTACAGGGAAAGGTGTTATCGATCAGAAGAGGGCCTCTGGAGTCAAAATTGATGTCGAGGATATTGCTGAGGAGGTGAATTTTTGGCAATCCTCTTTAGTCTGCTATGTGCTTGGTGCAAATCCACCAATCCGAATCCTGGAGGGCTTTGTGAGGAGATTATGGAAGGATCAAGTTGATAAGGTAGGCATTCTCTCATCTAGTATTTTCATCATTCGCTTTTTATCTATGGAAGTAAGAGATAGAATTTTGGATGGAGGATATCTGTTTTTTGGGAATAAACCTCTCATAATGAAGGTCTGGAATCCGGTTGATGATTTTATTAAGGAAGACATTGATTCAGTTCCAacttgggttcatttgggaggaTTGGATATTAAATACTGGGGTGATAGGTCTCTGTTCAAGATAGTGGGACAGATTGGGAAGCCAATTCAAGTGGATTCCATTACTAAAAACAGAGATCGCTTAGCTTATCCCAGAATTCTCATTGAAGTGACCATGACACAGGACTTTCCATCTCGAATCAGCTTCTTGAATGAATTTGATCAAGAAGTAGACATCTTCGTGGAATATGAATGGAAGCCCACTGTATGTATGAATTTCTCTGGCCTAGGACACGAGGCTCAAGTTTGCAGGAAGAGTAAGACTGTGAAGCAAGAATGGGTCCCTAAACAGAAGGTTTCATCACTTATTGTAAGCAAAGTTAATGTAGATGCTGATGGTTTTCAAACAGTTACTAAGGGAATCAAGATACAGGAACCTAATGCCATCCCAACGAGTGTGAAGAATAAATTTTGCCTGCTTGAGGGAGACCCTGAGATGGAGCTTTTACAGAGGAGGAATACAGTAAGAGAGGGGGGAGGACCCTCTGTTCTAGATGGATAG